The genome window ATTTCTGGGTGGTAGTAGAGGGCGGCAAGGGTAAGTGTTTCGATATTCCATGAGGTAGGCGGCCATGGCGTTATCTTGCGCCCAAGGTCCTTTTCCATAAATTCCCTTAGACCTTGGTTGTCCAGTGTGCGGGACTCAAAGGCAAGGAGTGTCTGCGATGGGGAGATGGACCTTGGATGAAATGCCGCACACCCGGACACAGTAACAGCTATCGCGACAAAAATAATGGCAACGCCAGATATCCTCAATCCATCTCTTTCGCTCATCAAAAATACCCTTTAATATAACACTATTAAAAAAGAATTACCTGGAAATTAAAACAAGATAATGCCGCCTTGCAAACAGAGACCGCATATGATGGGACAGTTCATAATGATGGGCATCCATGGCCTTGAGCTCGATCCCTCAGTCCGTAATCTTATCATGGAAACCGGCATTGGAAACTTCATCCTATTTAAAAGAAACATAAAGGACCAGGTCCAGGTAAAAGGGCTCTGCGACAGTCTTGTGAAGACCTGTCTCGAGGCAGGACTCCCTCAACCGATAATAGCCGTCGATCAGGAAGGAGGGCCTATCCAGAGGCTTGGACCGCCGAATTGGCCGGTTGTGCCGTCGAACAGCAGCGTAGCCTGGTCAGACAACCCAACTGATGGGGTTATACGTCAGGCGAAACTTGTAGCCATAACGCTTAAAGACGCTGGAATCGGCATAAATCTCGCTCCTGTCCTTGACCTTGCGCAGCCAGGCACAAAAGGCGTCCTCGCAGAAAGGTCCTACGGCCCGGATCCGGAAGAGACAGGAAGGCTCGGCGTATTGTATATCAACACGATTCAGGCCCTTGGTATATGCGCCTGCGCCAAACACTTCCCAGGGATCGGCAGGGTTACGGAAGATCCACACATTGAAAGACCGGTGATCTCTGCCACAGAAGATGTCTTATTTCGGGAACTGCTCCCATTCAGGATGGCGATAGATGCAGGAGTAGCAGCGATCATGACATCCCATGTGACATTCACCGCCCTTGACCCGGATGAGCCGGCAACATATTCTACATATGTAGCCGATAGACTTCTAAGAGGTGAGTTCAGATTTAATGGAACGCTAATCACGGACGACCT of Dissulfurimicrobium hydrothermale contains these proteins:
- a CDS encoding TolC family protein → MSERDGLRISGVAIIFVAIAVTVSGCAAFHPRSISPSQTLLAFESRTLDNQGLREFMEKDLGRKITPWPPTSWNIETLTLAALYYHPEMNVASARWETARARVISAGARPNPVAGFTPEYNTKTAGGLSPWTLGFNLDLPIETAGRRNYRIAMAKDL
- a CDS encoding glycoside hydrolase family 3 N-terminal domain-containing protein — its product is MMGQFIMMGIHGLELDPSVRNLIMETGIGNFILFKRNIKDQVQVKGLCDSLVKTCLEAGLPQPIIAVDQEGGPIQRLGPPNWPVVPSNSSVAWSDNPTDGVIRQAKLVAITLKDAGIGINLAPVLDLAQPGTKGVLAERSYGPDPEETGRLGVLYINTIQALGICACAKHFPGIGRVTEDPHIERPVISATEDVLFRELLPFRMAIDAGVAAIMTSHVTFTALDPDEPATYSTYVADRLLRGEFRFNGTLITDDLEMKGATGHLSIGSAALKAFLAGHDLLLICHEAEKVKMAVAFLDKALSRGIISAERLDESLERLDTLRNKIATVPHVDRQMV